ACTGTTTGTGCCTTTTCTCTCAATAAATGCATGATCTGAAGTTACGCTATTCAAGCACACCCGGCACAATACGTCCTCTATTCACCAATAATACATAGCAGCCACTTTGTCATTCTGATGTGTTTTAGTAGTAGTGTAGTGTGCTTGCAACACCATTGCACAGAGGACACCAAGGACAATGGCCAGCGGCTCAGCATTCCTACAGCAGCATTGGATTAAGCTGAAAGCAAGTTGAGGAGATAGCCAACaggaaaataaaattttaaaaaaaaagaaataaaactgggaGCATCAGAGCTACAGCAATAATCATTAGAGCGAGAATGTTAATGTTGTGAAGCCATTTTACTGTGATCTGTCTCAATAAAAAGGGGTGTCTGTCACAGTACAAGCCACTGCTGAGGTCTGCAATGTAGACTCTCCCCCCTCAATATAAAGCACTGTGGTTCTGATGCTCAGCAAGGCAAGGCTTCCGGAtttaacaagaacaaaaataaatcactgaAATACATTGGACTTCACAAACAACTTCTATCCGATCGGAGCACTTTTTCACTTCTCAGTCTTTtatacaaaagaaataaaatacactAGTGTCTCATTTTGTGCAAATATCTCGCAGCTTTTAACAAGACCCCTTATCAGGAATCTTTCTCACACCTAGATAATTGAGGGGTGCTGGGTGCAGTGGTGGGTGTGGCTTGATGGGGATGGGCAGGTTTTGGTTATTGTGGGTGTGGCTTCTCTAGTAGATAATTGTGTGAGGGGTGCGGTGGTGGGCGTGGCTTGATGGGGGGCAGGTTTTGGTTATTGTGGGTGTGGCTTCTCTAGTAGATAATTGTGTGAGGGGTGCAGTGGTGGGTGTGGCTTGATGGGGATGGGCAGGTTTTGGTTATTGTGGGTGTGGCTTCTCTAGTAGATAATTGTGTGAGGGGTGCAGTGGTGGGTGTGGCTTGATGGGGAAGGGCAGGTTTTGGTTGTATTTGTGGCGTCTAGTAGCTAATGTCTGAGATTGAGCCAAGTTGTCCATTGCAGCGCGAAGGAGTCAGTAGCAAGTTCAGCATTTTGATCCGGCTAAACTGCCACACACAATAACTAGTGGGTATCTGGGTGAGGGAAAGATGGAGAGTAGAGGGTTTCTCAAAAGCTACCTCTGCCCTCGAATAATCACTTAGGGGACTACGATAACTTTGGATTAGGCTGTGCTCCAGTTGAATTCATGCTCTTTCTGGTGACACTCCGCCTCTTAAGTGGCATTAAAATCGAGAACTCTCCATATTTACTACACCCTGAATAACTACTGGGCATGTGCGAAGTATGACGGCTTGGGGAGCGCTGCATGGCCAATCAGAACTGAACCAGTATGTGGGTGGTGCTGGAAATGGAATGCAGGTGGGGGGCTGGGTATGAGTGGACACACAGAATGTGGGTGTGGCTTCAAGAACTGCTATGCATGGGGGGGTTGGAGGGGGCTTTTACTTGAAGGACAGGGTGTTTGACGGGAGCGGGGCAAACCAAGGCACTGGTTTTAAACGGTTTGTAGACTCCCTGATTGCATGACCACAGCCCTATCCCTTCTCAACCAGAGACAGGGAGCAATGGTTTCCTCCAGCACCAGTTCGAGGCTCTTCATATTGTCTCTAACAAATATTATATACAGTTATAAAACTTCTGATCAccaataaataccaaaaaaaaaaaaaacctcaaatcAAAGGATGGCATTTAGGTTTCAATTAACCGTAGTCCTCAACAAGACTTACTACcaagttttctatttttttttttttaaaccatagtataattatattgcaattgtgttactGTATCCTAACTAGGAATCTGCAATCTGTATTCATACCCACACATAGAGAACCAGGTTTGCAGAAAGTCCACCTCCCCCAGGGATCAGAACACATCCCAGGCCGCTCAAGACTAGTTTAGTCTTTCGGTTCCCATGAACAGGGTCTGCATATtaatggggggtggggtgggggttggaTGTGAAATCCGTGACACACTTCAAAATACACCTGCACCGCAGAGACACGTATTGCACACAGTGCTCAACAACATGCCTACGATCAGGAAAGCAGCTCAGATAGTCAATGTATGCTCTCCCCAAACACACCGGTCCGCGGGGAGAGTGCTCGTTGTGAACAGCAGATCGAGGCGGATGCAGTACAGGCTCGAGGCTGGTTAACGCTGCTGTATGAAGTGCACCCCTGGACTCCGAATTCCACGTCCTGTTCCTTTCCGGGACCCCCAGCGCCCTCCACGGATCTCCTGGACACTCCCTGGCAGCTGTGTCTCACGCCAACACGTTGACGTCCCTGAGTGCGATGGCGGTGTCGGGAGGCCGGTCTCCAGAGGGGGGCGCCGTGGGGACTGTCACAAAGGCGCTGAAGGTCTGAGCCAGGATctgctgcactgtcctgcgcAGGTTGATGTGCAGCCGGGCCTGCGTCTGGTAGAACACCTCCACAGCGAAGGACTTCATGGTGCCGCCACACAGGTCCTCGTACAGCGGCACCGTGTACATCCGTGACGTCTGAGGAGAGTGAACACAGGGAGGAGGAGGGCGGGTACTGGAGTTAATGTTACGTCTCCAACCGATCTATCTATTTTATCATGCAtatatgtcatttaaaaaatgcagaccTGTGCAGTTTGTTCTgttgacccttttttttttttttaatcctgtatAAACTTCATCAATCAATTGcacaaacaaaaagacaaggTCAAAACTAAGAAAAGAAGATCCTTTGGTGTGCAAACGAAGACACAGCACCATTTTGCACTTGCTGGTGTATTCAGGGTATAATGGGTTAGCGTGCGCCCCCACCCTGTGTTTCCGTGGTCCCCATGTACTCACGTGGCTCTCCAGGAAGCGCCTCACTTTGTACAGGTCAGGGTAGTAGCTGTTCCGCACCACGATCTGCAGCCAGCGGATCCGAACCTCTGCGTTCATCGAGTCGAGCAGCGTGGAGTAACTGCGGGACAGCCTTGTCATCACCTCtgaggacagacagagagagagagggattagccacagtgtataggcaacaagctcaagtgtgtctcaTACTCTctctcatagtgaaaccaggaataaATCAATCTGCTATGCATTGAGAGTCTATAGATTCATTTGGTTTCCTTCGGTATTTCTGATTTCAGCACTAGGCGAGCGGGGTACCATGCGAGAGGGGCGAGCGGTCCAGCAGCTTGTCCAGGAAGAGCACGGTCTGGAAGGTCCTCCAGGTGGAGAGGTCTTGCCGCGCGATAGCAGCCGAGTCCAGCGGCTCCGAGGTCCACAGCCGGAACAGAGACTCCACCGGCTCCGTCAGGCTGCCCCCCTGAGAGAGGTCCGGCTCAGCCAGGGGGGGCCCGCAGGCATTCAGCCAGCGCTCGAACTCCAGAcctgcagagagggagagagatggatagagggacagagacagaggggggggggggagagagagggagagagatggatagagggacagagacagaggggggggaagagagagagagagagagagagagagagagagagagagagagagagagagagagagagagagagaacggtTATATATCTGTGGGAAGGTATCTCCTGAAAAAATCTCTTTAAAAGACTAGTCCATTTCCTACCCTGTATTGGCATCAACGATCCCCTTTAATCATTGAGCAGTTAAAGAGAGACAAACAATTAGTCAGGCAAGGTGGCAAACGGGCAGAGGGATGGCAAGCAGACAGGAAAAACAGACAGAAGCAtctaggcaggcagacagacagacagacgaagCCCCAGCCCCCTCCTCACCCTCTCGGTTGGCCACGCAGCGCTCCTTGAGCTCCGGGAAGAAGCCCAGGAAGAACTCCAGCAGGTCATGAGCCACCACGCTGGTAAACTTGAACTTCTCAATGTAGGCCTGCAGGGACAGGGAGCAGGAATCAGCCCTGACTGGACTTAATTCAACTGATaacttgcttaattagacctttttcatTGTTTCCAGCTTAGACAGTTGcagagttacttataaaatgttatagctaacttgaaatttgcaacttaagagctgaaaacaattacaaaggtctAACCAAGgaaattatcagttcaatgaagggtctagttaagtaagtgatggctcagctggaatgaaaaccagcagacacaggggtccctgaggaccagggttgggaacccctgctgtagagcgtgacacacggagacacacacacacacacacacactcgaggACTGGTTTACTGCTGGACTGACCCTGAGGAAGGAGTCGAAGCGCTTGGTGTCTCCGCACAGCTGGGAGAGGTAGGACACGAAGCAGTATCCCTTCTCATAGGTGAACAGGTTCATCAGACTGCTGGGGTTCACACCTGCCAGGGGACAGAGACAGcacagcgtcacacacacacagagagagccaCTTTGATAAAGTATCGACACTGATGAAGTGTTTGCTTCCTTTGAGTTTCTTAGCAGTTTTACCTTAAGTGTAAACACACCCAGATAGGTTTATCCAGCCCCAGTAATTAACAAATATTGTAAAGTGATTCAGCAGCTCCcacgcacacacatgtacacGTACACACAAATACTCCTCCACACCCCCTTGTTTCAGACCTGGCTCAAACTTGACTTGCAGCTTGCTGACAGGGTTGTTATCTCCCAGCAGCCTCATCTGTCTGTGCAACGCGTCCAGACGAAACACTGTCTCCAGACAGGTGAAGGCAGAGCCTGGAGGGggacagagagaggcagagagagaaagagacagggacagcaagacagagggagagagagacagtgagggaGGGACCTTAGCCTTATGACCTCCACCAGTGTGTTACATTGTTTGCCGTGGTCACAGTCAAGAAACCAAATGACCTCAATAGCCACGGGAGCGGCCAGTTATATATACATGGTTGTTTATGTAATTGTAGCATCCCACTGTATGCAGTAATGCATGCAGTCCTGCAGTGTACCCCCACTCACCGTAGGCCTCGGTGGTGATGCGTCTCTGTGCGTACGTGGCCAGGCCCTCGCTCAGCCACATCTCCTCCCACGTGGCATTGGTGACGGCGTTGCCGAACCAGCCGTGCGCGATCTCGTGGATGACGTCAATCACCAGGAACTCGCTGCTCTCCAGGATGGATGAGATGATGAAGGTCAGGCACGGGTTCTCCATGGCAACGATGGGGAACGAGGGCGGCAGGAACACGATGTCATACCTGCGGGGGGTGGGAGAGAGACATTTGCATCGTTTCACTGTGTTCACAATCAAACGTCTATATGTGTAGAATTTTCCCCCCCAAAATGTCCAGAAAATCCTCTACACCTCTGCATCTACTATGTTTCTTAACCCTAAGTGAAGggtgtccctccctccctccctccctctcttaccTTCCCCACATGTAGGGTCCAAAAAGGCTCTCTGCGACGGTGAGCCAGCGCTCCACCAGACCGCTCAGCTTACTGACCGCTGCGTTCAGGAGGCACGGCTCCGCCCAGATCCGACTCCTGCAGGAGGCAATACAGCAGAGGGAATCAGGAGAGCCTGCACTGTGCTTGGAGACTGGAATCAGACAGCCTGCACTGTGCTTGGAGGCTGGAATCAGACAGCCTGCATTGTGCCTGGAGACTGGAATCAGACAGCCTGCACTGTGCTTGGAGACTGGAGACTGTAATCAGACAGCATGCACTGTGCTTGGAGACTGGAGACTGGAATCAGACAGCCTGCACTGTGCCTGGAGACTGGAATCAGACAGCCTGCACTGTGCTTGGAGACTGGAGACTGTAATCAGACAGCATGCACTGTGCTTGGAGACTGGAGACTGGAATCAGACAGCCTGCACTGTGCCTGGAGACTGGAATCAGACAGCCTGCACTGTGCCTGGAGACTGGAGACTGGAATCAGACAGCCTGCACTGTGCCTGGAGACTGGAATCAGACAGCCTGCACTGTGCCTGGAGACTGGAGACTGTAATCAGACAGCCTGCACTGTGCCTGGAGACTGGAATCAGACAGCCTGCACTGTGCCTGGAGACTGGAATCAGACAGCCTGCACTGTGCCTGGAGACTGGAATCAGACAGCCTGCACTGTGCCTGGAGACTGGAATCAGACAGCCTGCACTGTGCCTGGAGACTGGAGACTGTAATCGGACAGCCTGCACTGTGCTTGGAGACTGGAGACTGGAATCAGACAGCCTGCACTGTGCCCGGACACTGGAATCAGACAGCCTGCACTGTGCCTGGAGACTGGAGACTGTAATCGGACAGCCTGCACTGTGCTTGGAGACTGGAGACTGGAATCAGACAGCCTGCACTGTGCCCGGACACTGGAATCAGACAGCCTGCACTGTGCCTGGAGACTGGAGACTGGAATCAGACAGCCTGCACTGTGCCTGGAGACTGGAATCAGACAGCCTGCACTGTGCTTGGAGACTGGAGACTGTAATCAGACAGCCTGCACTGTGCCTGGAGACTGGAGACTGGAATCAGACAGCCTGCACTGTGCCTGGAGACTGGAATCAGACAGCCTGCACTGTGCCTGGAGACTGGAATCAGACAGCCTGCACTGTGCCTGGAGACTGGAATCAGACAGCCTGCACTGTGCCTGGAGACTGGAATCAGACAGCCTGCACTGTGCCTGGAGACTGGAGACTGTAATCGGACAGCCTGCACTGTGCTTGGAGACTGGAGACTGGAATCAGACAGCCTGCACTGTGCCTGGAGACTGGAATCAGACAGCCTGCACTGTGCTTGGAAACCGGAGCCCAAAAACACAACGGTCCAGCTTGTTTCAGAACTGTGCAATGAGGCAGGAGAGAGCCTCAATGAAAGGTGAGCACACTTGTACATATCAAACACGCGCAAAACACCCTGCCCTGATGAACCAGGTCCTTACCGCGGCCCGATGTCAGCGGGCGTGAGGTCCCCAGCCACCAGTGCCACGAGGTATGCAGGGACGGGGTACTCCATGTGGAACTGGAATGCCTTCTCGTGGGCGCTGTATGCACTGCGGGTGGCACTCATCAGAACCTGCACCCCCTCTGGTacctggaacacacacacacactttagatTATCAGTCTCATGGTTAGATGGATcccatacaaaaaaatattttatatattatatatatatatatatatatatatatatatatatatatatatatatatatatatatatatatatataatatattattgagGGCATTTGTAGACTGGGGCTTGGGAGTAAATAaccaagtaagaaaaaaaaaaaaaagtgtcagtcCCATTTGAATTCCAGAACATGCAAATCCTCTGCACGGCAGACCCAGTTACCTGCTCTTGATTTCATACATCTCATTCAATGAAGACAATGGgggtcagggatggaaataagactcctgcattacagtttcacccattcatagtaaaaaaaaaaaaaaaaaaacaggaatggatcaaactgctacacaACAGAAGTCTTACTTCCACCCCTGGATGAGACGTATAAAGAGCAGGACCGCAGTATTAGTGCTGGCCCCTGTGGCTCACCCGCACAGTGG
The sequence above is drawn from the Acipenser ruthenus chromosome 12, fAciRut3.2 maternal haplotype, whole genome shotgun sequence genome and encodes:
- the rnpepl1 gene encoding aminopeptidase RNPEPL1 gives rise to the protein MSDFQRPTLCCCRKVLSIPNTKSENSMPAMGQSPPVDIASASNFHSFTLRHFHLSLQLNFRDKEMTGRQVLELCSTKPDTQTLVLDTHQSLLIHSIDCKVHSASGDQVCTSLTYRVDPFTDYGSSLTISLPAAIRPQHTFQIIIRYKTTDGPAIWWLDSELTCGNSKPFVFTQGHSVCNRSFFPCFDTPAVKCTYSATVRVPEGVQVLMSATRSAYSAHEKAFQFHMEYPVPAYLVALVAGDLTPADIGPRSRIWAEPCLLNAAVSKLSGLVERWLTVAESLFGPYMWGRYDIVFLPPSFPIVAMENPCLTFIISSILESSEFLVIDVIHEIAHGWFGNAVTNATWEEMWLSEGLATYAQRRITTEAYGSAFTCLETVFRLDALHRQMRLLGDNNPVSKLQVKFEPGVNPSSLMNLFTYEKGYCFVSYLSQLCGDTKRFDSFLRAYIEKFKFTSVVAHDLLEFFLGFFPELKERCVANREGLEFERWLNACGPPLAEPDLSQGGSLTEPVESLFRLWTSEPLDSAAIARQDLSTWRTFQTVLFLDKLLDRSPLSHEVMTRLSRSYSTLLDSMNAEVRIRWLQIVVRNSYYPDLYKVRRFLESHTSRMYTVPLYEDLCGGTMKSFAVEVFYQTQARLHINLRRTVQQILAQTFSAFVTVPTAPPSGDRPPDTAIALRDVNVLA